The following coding sequences are from one Formosa haliotis window:
- the sufC gene encoding Fe-S cluster assembly ATPase SufC, with the protein MLKINNLHASVEDKGILKGINIEVNPGEVHAIMGPNGSGKSTLSAVIAGKEEYEVTDGEIFFDGENIEELSAEERAHKGIFLSFQYPVEIPGVSVTNFMKTAINETRKAKGLPDMPANEMLKLIREKAELLEIDRKFLSRSLNQGFSGGEKKRNEIFQMAMLDPKLAILDETDSGLDIDALRIVANGVNKLKSKDNAVVVITHYQRLLDYIVPDFVHVLYNGRIVKSGGKELAHQLEEKGYDWIKEEVNA; encoded by the coding sequence ATGTTAAAGATTAATAATTTACACGCAAGCGTAGAAGATAAAGGGATTTTAAAGGGCATTAACATAGAAGTTAACCCTGGAGAAGTTCATGCTATTATGGGACCAAACGGTTCTGGTAAAAGTACGTTATCTGCTGTTATCGCTGGAAAAGAAGAATATGAAGTAACTGATGGTGAGATTTTCTTTGACGGAGAAAACATTGAAGAATTATCTGCAGAAGAACGCGCACATAAAGGTATCTTTTTATCGTTTCAATACCCTGTAGAAATTCCAGGTGTTTCTGTAACCAATTTTATGAAAACTGCGATTAACGAAACTCGTAAAGCTAAAGGTTTACCAGATATGCCAGCTAACGAAATGTTGAAGTTAATTCGCGAAAAAGCAGAGCTGTTAGAAATTGATAGAAAATTTTTATCGCGTTCGCTTAACCAAGGTTTTTCTGGTGGAGAGAAAAAACGTAACGAAATTTTCCAAATGGCGATGTTAGATCCAAAATTAGCCATTCTAGATGAAACCGATTCTGGTTTAGATATTGATGCTTTACGTATAGTAGCAAATGGTGTAAACAAATTAAAAAGCAAAGACAACGCTGTTGTTGTAATTACACACTACCAACGTTTATTAGATTATATCGTTCCAGATTTTGTACACGTATTGTACAACGGACGCATAGTTAAATCTGGAGGAAAAGAATTAGCGCACCAACTTGAAGAAAAAGGTTACGACTGGATTAAAGAAGAAGTTAATGCGTAA
- a CDS encoding aminotransferase class V-fold PLP-dependent enzyme has translation MFNVEHIRKDFPILNRQVNGKPLVYLDNAATSQTPQQVIDVIVDYYSNYNANIHRGVHSLSQEATDAYEQARLKIQKHVNAKFSHEIIFTSGTTHGINLIANGFASLLEQGDEIIVSALEHHSNIVPWQMLCERTGAELKVIPMNLEGELIMSEYDKLLTPNTKLVFVNHISNALGTINPIEYIIEQAHQVGAAVLVDGAQACPHIKPDVQALDVDFYVTSAHKMCGPTGQGMLYGKEAWLNKLPPYQGGGEMIAEVSFEKTTYADLPHKFEAGTPNICGGIAFGAAIDYMNAIGFDAIETYEHQLLAYATIKLSEIEGLKIYGTSKHKTSVISFNLEGIHPYDIGTILDKLGIAVRTGHHCAQPIMNFFNIPGTVRASFAFYNSKAEVDALVAGVKKAKMMLS, from the coding sequence ATGTTTAACGTTGAACACATAAGAAAAGATTTCCCGATACTTAACCGACAAGTAAATGGTAAACCCTTAGTGTATTTAGATAATGCAGCAACTTCGCAAACCCCACAACAGGTTATCGATGTTATTGTAGATTATTACAGCAATTACAACGCTAATATCCATCGTGGTGTACATAGTTTAAGCCAAGAAGCAACAGATGCTTACGAGCAAGCACGGCTAAAAATCCAAAAGCATGTAAATGCAAAATTTAGTCACGAAATTATTTTTACTTCAGGGACTACACATGGTATAAACTTAATTGCCAACGGTTTCGCTTCACTATTAGAGCAAGGCGACGAAATTATTGTTTCGGCACTAGAGCACCATAGTAATATTGTGCCTTGGCAAATGTTATGCGAGCGTACAGGAGCAGAATTAAAGGTCATTCCTATGAATTTGGAAGGTGAGCTAATCATGTCTGAATACGATAAATTACTCACTCCAAATACTAAATTGGTATTTGTAAATCATATTTCGAATGCTTTAGGCACCATTAATCCTATCGAATACATTATAGAGCAAGCGCATCAAGTAGGTGCTGCGGTTTTAGTAGACGGCGCGCAAGCTTGCCCGCATATTAAACCCGATGTTCAAGCTTTAGATGTCGATTTTTACGTAACATCTGCCCATAAAATGTGCGGACCTACAGGTCAAGGTATGTTATACGGTAAAGAAGCTTGGCTAAATAAACTACCTCCTTACCAAGGTGGTGGCGAAATGATTGCCGAAGTGAGTTTCGAAAAAACAACCTATGCCGATTTACCCCATAAGTTTGAAGCAGGAACGCCAAACATTTGTGGCGGTATTGCCTTTGGTGCAGCCATAGATTACATGAACGCTATTGGGTTTGATGCTATAGAAACCTATGAGCACCAATTGCTAGCCTATGCGACTATTAAATTATCAGAAATAGAAGGCTTGAAAATCTACGGTACTTCAAAACATAAAACCTCTGTAATTTCGTTTAATTTAGAAGGTATACATCCTTACGATATAGGTACTATTTTAGACAAATTAGGTATTGCTGTGCGTACTGGTCATCATTGTGCTCAGCCTATCATGAATTTCTTTAATATTCCTGGAACGGTAAGAGCGTCGTTTGCATTTTATAACTCTAAAGCAGAAGTTGATGCTTTAGTTGCTGGTGTTAAAAAAGCAAAAATGATGTTGTCGTAA
- a CDS encoding SufE family protein: MTIQDIQNDIIDEFSMFDDWEERYQYMIDLGKSLPLIDEQYKTDDNLIKGCQSKVWVHAELKNNAVQFTADSDAIITKGIIAILIRVFSNQHPKDIIDADTNFIDQIGLKEHLSPTRANGLVSMVKQLKMYAIAYQTQLS, encoded by the coding sequence GTGACTATACAAGACATACAAAACGACATTATAGACGAATTCTCAATGTTTGACGATTGGGAAGAACGCTATCAATATATGATCGATTTAGGGAAATCTTTACCCCTTATTGACGAACAATATAAAACCGACGACAATCTTATTAAAGGATGCCAGAGCAAAGTTTGGGTTCACGCCGAATTAAAAAACAATGCTGTTCAATTTACAGCAGATAGCGATGCCATTATTACAAAGGGTATTATTGCTATATTAATTCGAGTGTTTTCTAATCAGCACCCAAAAGATATCATAGATGCAGACACCAATTTTATAGATCAAATTGGTTTAAAAGAGCATTTATCGCCTACACGTGCTAACGGTTTAGTTAGCATGGTAAAACAATTAAAAATGTATGCCATTGCATACCAAACACAACTTAGTTAA
- a CDS encoding DUF59 domain-containing protein, whose product MSTEIDTAELGEKIVKVLKTIFDPEIPVDIYELGLIYDVFVNEDYEVKILMTLTTPNCPVAETLPLEVEEKVKSLDMVKDAEVEITFDPPWSQDLMSEEAKLELGML is encoded by the coding sequence ATGAGTACAGAAATAGATACAGCCGAATTAGGAGAGAAAATTGTAAAGGTTTTAAAAACCATTTTCGACCCGGAAATACCAGTAGACATTTACGAATTAGGGTTAATTTACGATGTATTTGTAAATGAAGATTATGAGGTAAAAATCCTTATGACGCTTACTACACCTAACTGTCCGGTAGCAGAAACTTTGCCTTTAGAAGTAGAAGAAAAAGTAAAATCGTTAGACATGGTTAAGGATGCAGAAGTAGAAATTACTTTCGATCCGCCATGGAGTCAAGATTTGATGAGCGAAGAGGCGAAACTTGAATTAGGGATGCTTTAA
- a CDS encoding DUF2480 family protein: protein MADDIVNRIANSKLKVLDLEDYYPSGSRILLDIKDWLLEGIVLKEIDFRAHVAAHNWEQYQNAYVALHCSTDAIIPSWAYMLITIQLQPVAKKIVLGNLKALETAIFQDIINSLDVSEFQDAPVIIKGCSKKPVPESAYIMITNKIKPIARSIMFGEACSSVPLFKRK, encoded by the coding sequence ATGGCAGACGACATTGTAAATAGAATAGCTAATAGTAAGCTAAAAGTTCTAGATTTAGAGGATTATTACCCTTCTGGATCTAGAATTCTATTAGATATTAAAGATTGGCTTCTAGAAGGCATTGTCCTTAAAGAAATCGATTTTAGAGCCCATGTTGCTGCTCATAATTGGGAACAATACCAAAATGCATATGTTGCTTTACATTGTAGTACAGATGCCATTATCCCGTCGTGGGCTTACATGCTTATTACAATTCAACTACAACCTGTTGCAAAAAAAATAGTGTTGGGTAATTTAAAGGCTCTAGAAACTGCTATTTTTCAAGATATTATTAACTCCTTAGATGTTTCAGAGTTTCAAGATGCACCGGTAATCATAAAAGGCTGCTCCAAAAAGCCTGTACCCGAAAGTGCTTATATTATGATTACTAATAAAATTAAACCAATAGCACGTTCTATTATGTTTGGCGAAGCATGTTCTAGTGTTCCGTTATTTAAAAGAAAATAA
- a CDS encoding DUF3078 domain-containing protein, with protein sequence MKRIFTICFLLVATASFAQTKSELEALKKAKKDSISAFQSEVDALQKKIDAYPGWHIGAFGTIGANLSEFSNWYAQGSPNNSAGNITITANPFAKLNREKFFWYSTANINLSWVKFDDKDDPTDNEDYRQATDVFTLTSLYGYKFSSKLAASALGEYRTTLLNNFNDPGYLDLGVGITWTPVPELIVVVHPLNYNFVFSNDDVIFDSSLGAKIVGNYANSWGKLKVNSNLSMFLSYDSSNLSNWTWTNGLSYTIWKGIGLGFEFGLRDNKQEALNYAINTEGIEDATFDNVDNKLQSYWTFGLSYAF encoded by the coding sequence ATGAAAAGAATTTTTACTATTTGCTTCCTATTGGTAGCAACTGCTTCTTTTGCTCAAACCAAGAGCGAGTTAGAGGCTTTAAAAAAGGCTAAAAAAGATTCTATAAGCGCATTTCAATCTGAAGTAGATGCTTTACAAAAGAAAATTGATGCATACCCAGGATGGCATATTGGTGCCTTCGGAACCATAGGTGCTAATTTATCTGAATTCAGTAATTGGTATGCGCAAGGTTCTCCAAATAACTCGGCAGGTAATATTACCATTACTGCAAATCCATTTGCTAAACTTAACAGAGAAAAGTTTTTCTGGTACAGTACAGCAAACATTAACTTAAGCTGGGTAAAATTTGATGACAAAGACGACCCAACAGACAATGAAGATTACAGACAGGCTACAGATGTCTTTACACTGACCTCTTTATACGGATATAAATTTAGCAGTAAATTAGCTGCTTCTGCACTTGGAGAGTACAGAACTACACTATTAAACAACTTTAACGATCCTGGATATTTAGATTTAGGGGTTGGTATTACGTGGACACCGGTACCAGAATTAATAGTAGTAGTACATCCTTTAAACTACAACTTCGTGTTTAGTAATGACGACGTTATTTTCGATTCGTCTTTAGGGGCAAAAATCGTAGGTAACTATGCTAATTCATGGGGGAAATTAAAAGTAAACTCTAATTTATCTATGTTCTTAAGTTACGATAGTTCTAATCTTTCTAACTGGACTTGGACCAACGGATTATCTTATACCATCTGGAAAGGTATTGGTCTAGGTTTCGAATTTGGTTTAAGAGACAACAAACAAGAAGCACTTAATTACGCCATTAATACAGAAGGAATCGAAGATGCAACTTTCGACAATGTAGATAACAAATTACAATCTTATTGGACATTTGGTCTAAGCTACGCATTCTAA
- a CDS encoding EF-hand domain-containing protein: MKLIKIGTLVLGLLAFTNVNAQDKKGNRNPEKAFEKLDANNDGKLSLEEFSARKQKPGNEDKKPADNEKVFAKKDTNSDGFLDLNEFSARPPKKE; encoded by the coding sequence ATGAAACTAATTAAAATAGGCACCTTAGTATTAGGATTGCTTGCCTTTACTAATGTTAATGCGCAAGACAAAAAAGGAAATAGAAATCCTGAAAAAGCATTTGAAAAACTGGACGCCAATAATGACGGTAAATTAAGCTTAGAGGAGTTCTCGGCTAGAAAACAAAAACCTGGAAACGAAGACAAGAAACCTGCAGACAACGAAAAAGTATTTGCTAAAAAAGATACAAACTCTGATGGTTTTCTAGATTTAAACGAGTTTTCTGCAAGACCTCCAAAAAAAGAATAA
- a CDS encoding FdhF/YdeP family oxidoreductase encodes MTRFRHRNVKTQGSDEFTGIELKSPADHAAGFTAVKVAMSHVFKEMGVVRSLRTLSHMNQIDGFDCPGCAWPDPEKRSKLGEYCENGAKALAEEATNKEVNADFYARHSIEEISTWTDYKIGKSGRITQPMLLKPGAIYYEPISWEDAYDVIADHLHELENPNEAIFYTSGRSSNEAAFLYGLFARALGTNNMPDCSNMCHESSGVGLSETLGIGKGSVKLDDFDKAEVVLVIGQNPGTNHPRMLSALEKCKANGGHVVSINPLAEAGLARFRNPQEISGMLGSGHALADYHLQVRINQDVALLKLIQKKLAVLDAFKKEVFDHEFIETYTEGYEALVSHLDEQSEAQLLDLCGVDIEKIDEVVSLLANSKKIIICWAMGLTQHKNGVDNIKECVNLLLLKGSLGKPGAGTCPVRGHSNVQGDRTVGIMHYVSRAFNDAIKETFGFNPPEDQGVDVVNAIQAMYNKKAKVFVALGGNFVSAASDTEYTAQALQNCDLTVQISTKLNRSHCIVGKTALILPTLGRSEKDFVGGKQRHFTVENSMGIVHQSKGFLHPISEDIKSEPDIVGGIAAAYFKGNHPVDWKTLSTDYELLREKMGTVIRGFKDVNTKSKGLGYYLPNNVRDLDFSRLPNKRAKFTVTSLPIHDLKPDEFLLMSIRSHDQFNTTIYGLDDRYRGVHNERRVLFMNETDMNTYKFKKFDVVNLMSNYKGVERKVFNFLVIPYNIPVGNLAAYYPETNPLIPIDEFADKSNTPISKSVRVRVEYA; translated from the coding sequence ATGACAAGATTTAGGCACCGTAACGTTAAAACACAAGGATCTGATGAATTTACAGGAATAGAATTAAAGTCGCCTGCCGATCATGCTGCCGGGTTTACTGCCGTAAAAGTTGCCATGAGTCATGTATTTAAAGAAATGGGTGTAGTAAGGTCTTTAAGGACCCTATCGCATATGAATCAGATTGATGGATTTGACTGTCCAGGCTGTGCTTGGCCAGATCCAGAAAAGCGATCTAAATTAGGGGAATACTGCGAAAATGGGGCCAAAGCTTTGGCTGAAGAAGCTACGAATAAAGAAGTGAATGCCGATTTTTATGCAAGGCATTCTATAGAAGAAATTTCTACATGGACCGATTATAAAATTGGAAAAAGTGGCCGGATAACACAACCCATGTTGCTAAAACCAGGAGCCATATATTACGAACCTATTAGCTGGGAGGATGCGTATGATGTTATTGCAGATCATTTACATGAATTAGAAAACCCAAACGAAGCTATTTTTTATACATCAGGACGATCTAGTAACGAAGCTGCATTTTTGTATGGATTATTTGCCAGAGCTTTAGGTACAAATAACATGCCCGATTGCTCAAATATGTGTCATGAATCTAGTGGTGTAGGGCTTTCGGAGACTTTGGGTATAGGGAAAGGATCGGTGAAATTAGACGATTTTGATAAGGCCGAGGTTGTGTTAGTTATTGGTCAAAATCCGGGAACTAATCATCCAAGAATGTTATCGGCTTTAGAGAAATGTAAAGCCAATGGCGGGCATGTAGTCAGTATTAATCCCCTAGCAGAAGCGGGTTTAGCAAGATTTAGAAATCCACAAGAAATTTCGGGTATGTTGGGTAGCGGACATGCACTTGCCGATTATCATCTGCAAGTCCGAATTAATCAAGATGTGGCACTTTTAAAATTAATCCAGAAGAAATTAGCAGTTTTAGATGCTTTTAAAAAAGAGGTTTTCGATCATGAATTTATCGAAACCTATACCGAAGGCTACGAGGCCTTGGTGTCGCATTTAGATGAACAATCGGAAGCCCAATTGTTAGATTTATGTGGTGTAGATATCGAGAAAATAGATGAAGTTGTAAGTCTGTTAGCCAATTCTAAAAAGATAATTATTTGTTGGGCCATGGGCTTAACACAGCACAAAAATGGTGTAGACAATATTAAAGAATGCGTGAATTTACTGCTGTTAAAAGGTAGTTTAGGAAAACCAGGTGCAGGTACATGTCCTGTTCGAGGACATAGTAATGTACAAGGCGATAGAACGGTTGGGATTATGCATTATGTGTCTCGTGCATTCAATGATGCCATTAAAGAGACCTTCGGATTTAATCCGCCAGAAGACCAAGGTGTCGATGTTGTAAATGCTATTCAGGCGATGTATAATAAGAAAGCAAAAGTTTTTGTGGCTTTGGGCGGAAATTTTGTTTCGGCGGCTTCAGATACGGAATATACGGCTCAAGCGCTCCAGAATTGTGACCTTACAGTACAGATAAGTACCAAATTAAATAGAAGTCACTGTATTGTAGGAAAAACAGCCTTAATTTTACCAACTTTAGGACGATCGGAAAAAGACTTTGTAGGAGGAAAACAGCGTCATTTTACGGTTGAAAATAGTATGGGAATTGTACATCAATCTAAAGGGTTTCTGCATCCTATTTCTGAAGATATAAAAAGTGAGCCCGATATTGTAGGTGGAATTGCAGCAGCCTATTTTAAAGGTAATCATCCGGTAGATTGGAAAACCCTAAGTACAGACTACGAATTGCTACGAGAAAAAATGGGAACTGTAATACGGGGCTTTAAAGATGTGAATACAAAATCTAAAGGTTTGGGGTATTATTTGCCAAACAATGTTCGAGATTTAGATTTTAGTCGCTTGCCAAATAAACGCGCAAAATTTACCGTAACTAGTTTGCCAATACACGATTTAAAACCCGATGAGTTTTTATTGATGAGTATTCGCTCTCACGATCAATTTAATACCACCATATATGGTTTAGATGACCGATATCGTGGAGTACATAATGAAAGACGTGTACTCTTTATGAATGAAACAGATATGAATACCTATAAGTTTAAAAAATTTGATGTTGTAAATTTAATGAGTAATTACAAAGGAGTAGAGCGTAAGGTGTTTAACTTTTTAGTGATTCCGTATAACATTCCTGTAGGAAACTTAGCAGCTTATTATCCAGAAACAAATCCGTTAATTCCAATAGATGAGTTTGCCGATAAAAGTAATACGCCCATTAGTAAATCGGTGCGAGTAAGGGTCGAGTACGCTTAA
- the hflX gene encoding GTPase HflX → MLEKKDIDLERAVLIGVITKDQDEEQSKEYLDELEFLTYTAGGEVIKRFTQKMEMPNPKTFIGTGKMADVQQFIDENDIGTAIFDDELSPAQERNISKILNCKVLDRTNLILDIFAQRAQTSYARTQVELAQCQYLLPRLKGMWTHLERQKGGIGMRGPGETEIETDRRIVRERIALLQAKIKTIDKQMSVQRGNRGAMVRVALVGYTNVGKSTLMNVISKSEVFAENKLFATLDTTVRKVVIHNLPFLLSDTVGFIRKLPTQLVDSFKSTLDEVREADLLLHVVDISHPSFEEHIESVNKILGEIKGADKPTIMVFNKIDAYKAEPYDETDLQEVRTKSHYSLDEWKRTWMSKLGENALFISALNKQNLEDFRKRVYDEVREIHVTRFPYNHFLYPDYNDLDLSEEE, encoded by the coding sequence ATGCTAGAAAAAAAAGATATAGATTTAGAACGAGCGGTTTTAATAGGTGTTATTACCAAAGATCAAGACGAAGAACAATCTAAAGAGTATTTAGATGAATTAGAGTTTTTAACCTATACGGCTGGTGGTGAAGTGATAAAACGTTTTACTCAGAAAATGGAAATGCCTAATCCCAAAACCTTTATAGGGACGGGGAAAATGGCAGATGTACAGCAATTTATAGATGAAAATGATATAGGTACAGCGATTTTCGATGACGAATTATCGCCGGCTCAAGAACGTAATATTAGTAAAATTTTAAATTGTAAGGTTCTAGATAGAACAAATTTAATCCTCGATATTTTTGCCCAGCGTGCCCAAACAAGTTATGCTAGAACTCAAGTAGAATTGGCACAATGCCAGTATTTGTTGCCACGATTAAAAGGAATGTGGACACACCTTGAGCGTCAAAAAGGGGGAATTGGAATGCGTGGACCTGGAGAAACCGAAATTGAAACAGATAGACGTATTGTAAGAGAGCGTATCGCATTATTACAGGCTAAAATTAAAACAATCGATAAGCAAATGTCTGTACAGCGCGGTAATCGTGGTGCTATGGTACGTGTGGCTTTAGTTGGGTATACCAATGTTGGTAAATCGACCCTAATGAATGTGATTAGTAAAAGTGAAGTGTTTGCCGAAAATAAATTATTTGCCACTTTAGATACCACGGTTAGAAAAGTTGTAATCCATAATTTGCCGTTTTTGTTAAGTGATACTGTAGGGTTTATTAGAAAATTACCAACGCAATTGGTCGATTCGTTTAAAAGTACTTTAGATGAAGTTCGCGAAGCAGATTTATTATTGCATGTGGTAGATATTTCACATCCAAGTTTTGAAGAGCATATAGAATCTGTAAACAAAATTTTAGGTGAAATTAAAGGTGCCGATAAGCCAACTATTATGGTGTTTAATAAAATTGATGCTTATAAAGCAGAACCTTATGATGAAACCGATTTACAGGAAGTACGTACCAAATCGCATTACTCTTTAGACGAGTGGAAGCGTACTTGGATGAGTAAACTGGGTGAAAATGCCTTGTTTATTTCGGCTTTAAACAAACAAAATTTAGAAGATTTTAGAAAACGTGTTTACGATGAAGTTAGAGAAATTCATGTTACACGATTCCCCTATAATCACTTTCTTTATCCCGATTACAACGATCTTGATTTAAGTGAAGAAGAATAA
- a CDS encoding endonuclease/exonuclease/phosphatase family protein — MKTIAFFNLENLFDITNDPKTNDDDFLSTSEKRWNLRRYENKLFKLGLAISSIGKTETETHPAIVGVAEVENAKVLQDLIDSEHLKDIPYDFVHYDSADERGIDVAFIYDKTQFTVTDSAPYSITLIDENGLVDYTRDILRVSGFFDGELIHFLVNHWPSKHEESNIPKRMEVSNKATEIIEGLKAEDPNAKVIVMGDFNDNSSSDSVQALVNNNALFNPMESLKSFDRGTVNYHFKWDVFDQFMLTHNFLDHRPGTHNFDSANIFDPDFLKQYRGRFKGQPFRTYAGKKYKGGYSDHFPVYLLLRTVPSPPQD, encoded by the coding sequence ATGAAAACCATTGCTTTTTTTAATTTAGAAAATTTATTTGATATTACCAACGATCCAAAAACAAATGACGACGATTTTTTATCGACTTCAGAAAAACGGTGGAATTTAAGGCGATATGAAAACAAATTATTTAAACTAGGATTAGCCATTTCTAGCATAGGAAAAACCGAAACAGAAACCCATCCTGCCATTGTTGGTGTTGCCGAAGTAGAAAACGCAAAAGTGCTTCAAGATCTTATAGATTCTGAACATTTAAAAGATATTCCGTACGATTTTGTGCATTACGATTCTGCCGACGAACGCGGTATAGACGTGGCTTTTATTTACGACAAAACTCAATTTACTGTAACCGATTCTGCGCCTTACTCTATTACTTTAATCGACGAAAATGGCCTAGTAGATTATACTCGAGATATTTTACGGGTGTCGGGATTTTTTGATGGCGAACTGATACATTTTTTAGTAAACCATTGGCCGTCTAAACACGAAGAATCTAACATCCCGAAACGCATGGAAGTTTCTAACAAAGCGACAGAAATTATAGAAGGTTTAAAAGCTGAAGATCCCAACGCAAAAGTTATAGTTATGGGCGACTTTAACGATAATTCTTCGAGCGATAGTGTACAGGCTTTGGTTAATAATAATGCCCTTTTTAACCCAATGGAAAGTTTAAAATCTTTTGATCGCGGTACTGTAAATTATCATTTTAAATGGGATGTATTCGACCAATTTATGCTCACTCATAATTTTCTAGATCACAGACCCGGAACACATAATTTTGATAGCGCTAATATTTTCGACCCCGATTTTTTAAAACAATACCGAGGTCGTTTTAAAGGACAACCGTTTAGAACTTATGCTGGCAAAAAATATAAGGGCGGTTATAGCGACCATTTTCCAGTGTATTTATTATTAAGAACTGTACCGAGTCCACCACAAGATTAG
- a CDS encoding DUF5689 domain-containing protein, whose product MNGMRIIKKVLSILLVSVLLTCVQDDDFSVPSNLNKDENVAVSELLEGVKDGTFSEISIASLKAQFVPGEVVQFASNSVVKGYITSSDKTGNFYKEMYIQDLPSNPTAAIHVVLNQVDLYNQFNFGREVYIKLKGLYLGETASEVLAIGGAIDGSRVDLLSENQIKTHVLRTSETLEIEAFTLNFSDINDNYIGMYVAIHNVEFPEYLEGQSYFNPVDDFDTHRIMQRCEGFSYEEFILETSSFSTFKNEILPSQNGTIKGVISKSYGGDDFVLVLNNTQDVVMTDSRCSPLNPDDFTIVFEETFSDAIDNETLNTEGWINFSERGQVLWTEQIYSKNGYAEFGTFGANDTANVGWLISPGIDMDLYVNEILNFKMAQHHLDSVRNTIEILVSTDFNGIDVLNATWTEIEAKVPTKYDEWYKFKDSGLIDLSKYSGTLYVAFKVTGSGTNEALDGSYQLDDFRILTEK is encoded by the coding sequence ATGAATGGGATGAGAATTATAAAGAAGGTTTTAAGTATTTTACTAGTAAGTGTATTGCTAACTTGTGTACAAGACGATGATTTTTCGGTACCATCAAATTTAAATAAAGACGAAAATGTGGCCGTAAGCGAGCTTTTGGAGGGGGTGAAAGATGGAACCTTTTCAGAAATTTCAATAGCATCCTTAAAGGCGCAATTTGTACCTGGTGAAGTAGTGCAGTTCGCCTCCAATAGCGTGGTGAAAGGGTACATAACGTCATCCGATAAAACAGGGAACTTCTATAAAGAGATGTATATTCAAGACCTACCAAGTAACCCGACGGCTGCGATACATGTTGTTTTAAATCAGGTAGATTTATACAATCAGTTTAATTTTGGGCGTGAAGTTTATATTAAATTAAAAGGCTTGTATTTAGGAGAAACCGCTTCAGAAGTGTTGGCAATTGGAGGCGCAATAGATGGTAGTCGTGTCGATTTACTAAGCGAAAATCAGATTAAAACACATGTGCTTAGAACTTCAGAAACATTAGAAATCGAGGCCTTTACACTTAATTTTTCCGATATAAATGATAATTACATTGGTATGTATGTGGCCATTCATAATGTGGAATTTCCGGAGTATCTAGAAGGACAATCGTATTTTAATCCCGTTGACGATTTCGATACGCACAGGATTATGCAACGCTGTGAAGGTTTTAGTTATGAGGAATTTATTTTGGAAACCAGTTCGTTTTCAACCTTTAAAAATGAAATACTACCAAGCCAGAACGGAACTATTAAAGGTGTAATTTCTAAAAGTTATGGCGGCGATGATTTTGTTTTGGTACTAAATAATACTCAAGATGTAGTTATGACCGATTCGCGTTGTTCTCCCTTAAATCCCGACGATTTTACCATTGTTTTTGAAGAAACTTTTAGCGATGCGATTGATAATGAAACCTTAAACACAGAAGGCTGGATTAATTTCTCTGAGCGTGGCCAAGTCCTGTGGACAGAACAAATTTATAGTAAAAATGGCTATGCCGAATTCGGAACGTTTGGTGCCAATGATACCGCCAATGTGGGGTGGTTAATTTCTCCGGGAATCGATATGGATTTGTATGTCAATGAAATTTTAAACTTTAAAATGGCACAGCACCACTTAGATTCTGTTCGAAATACAATTGAAATTTTAGTATCTACAGATTTTAACGGTATCGATGTTTTAAATGCGACTTGGACTGAAATCGAAGCGAAGGTTCCAACCAAATACGATGAATGGTATAAGTTTAAAGATTCTGGTTTAATTGATCTCTCCAAATATTCAGGTACACTTTATGTGGCCTTCAAGGTTACAGGATCGGGAACCAATGAAGCTTTAGACGGGTCTTACCAATTAGATGATTTTAGAATTTTAACCGAAAAATAA